AACGAAAGATACGGCTGCCGGCTTCAAAGCTCTTCTTTTCGTTTGCGCGGTCGTATTCGAAGATTTTTTTCATCGAGTCGTCGATGGCAATCGATAGCGAAGATGCAAGCCAGGTATAAAGCGGGGTGTTCGTGCGGTCGTAAAAGTCGAGAATCGCGACGCTCGCAAGGCCGCCCGATGCACCCTGCGCCGACATGCGGTCTTTCTCTTCGGCTATCTTGTTGATCTGCTCTTCGCTCAAAATTACCAGCGGACGCTGCATCTCGCTGATCATGCTCGCGAGCATTTCAGAATTCGCCGAAGACTTCGCCGGAAACGAATCTTGATACCAGACCATGCCGCCGGTCGTCAGGTCAAAACCGCGGGCAAAGGAGTTTTTGCCGTCGGGGTTCAGCAGCAGCAGGTAGTCTGCACCGGTGCGGCCGCGTATGCGGCCGAGAATACCCCTGAGCTCCCGGTCGAAGCCATAGTCTTTGCGGGCGACGATAGCCGAAAACGCATTGTAGTCGGCGTTATTGGCTTCATTGTCCCCGGCTGCTGAAAGGGGTGGTGGCATTTCAGAAACAGTCAGCATCGGCGCGAAATACGATACCCCCTGCGTCACGAGGTGGCGCGTGTATTGCAGATCTTTGGGTGTCGTGGATTCAAAATCACTGCCCGAAAGCGCATGTACCTTAAACTTCTGCGAAAGCAGGCTGATATAGAAATCGTTGAGTTCAACCGGTTCGAGCGGCGCCATGATTGCCAGTTTGCTCGCCGAGGTAATCGGCCTGCTGAGGTACCGGTCTTTTTCAAGTGGCAGCATGGTGCGCAACAGGTCGATCACCACGGTTTCGGGTTTCGAATAGACCGTGAAGGCCGAGATTTTTCCCGTCGAGGCGCTGTAATGATAGAGTTTTACCAGCACATATTTCTTGTCAGGCACTTCAGCGGTGGGCTCAATCTCGTTGCCGTCTTCGTCTTTCGCTTTTTCTGCATATTCAAAGATTTCACCGGTGAGCAGGTTACCGCCTTCGACCAATTTGCTGATCTGCGCGTACTCTTCAGGTGCGTAGATCACCCGGGAGGCAATTTTCTTTTCATCACGCATTCGCGAAAATTCGTTTGGGTACATGACGCGGCCTTTTTTCGCGCGCGTGTAGGCTTTGCTCAGAAAGATCGGAAAGCGCAGAATAATCTCTTTCGAGACGGGCGAATCAAACCTGCGCGAAAACGTGCCAATCGCCGTCGTGCCTGTCGCCGATAGGCTGCCCGAGGCAGCGGCAAAGACCAGAATGCAGCAGAGGCGTTTCAAACAACACCGCCCGTAGAGTCTACTTACCCTTTTGCATCGTGTCGATCATCGTGCCGACGACGCTCTTCAAATCGTCTTTGCGGCCCACGCTGTAATTTTGCACGTACACGAGTTCCATATTGTCGAGCTTGATCACCCGCGCCCAGGTGTAACCAGCATCCCATTTGGCGAGCGAGAGCAGAACGACGTAGCGAATGCCCATTTTTTTCTGCAGCGACTGCAGCATTTCAACTTTGAGATTCTCGAAGTTAAAAATATGCAGTTTGTAGATATTCTCAAAAACCTTGTCGGCAACCGCCACCTGACGCTGCGGGTTTTTCGGGTCGAAGAGGTTGGTGACGAAAGCCGTCTTTTTCAGGCTCTTGACATCGAGCACGTCGTCGGTCGTGTAAAAGTCGGTTGCGTTGAACGCTTTCACGTCATAACCCCCGCGCATGAATTCCATCAAAACGGCATTCTTAAAATCGTTCTCGCCTTCGACGAGCACGGCGATATTCGAATTCTTGGGGATTGCCTCTTTAATCACATAGTTGTTGCGTGTCGAGCGGCACGCGGTGAGCGTGAACAGGGCAAAAACCGCCACGATAATGGACTTCTTTGTCATGAATAAGACAGGGGGTATAATCTGATAAATTGTCAACAGTTTTCGATCAATATTCTGGGGCCGCGCAGGAAAACGCAAATCTGCCAGATTCTGGAAAATTTTCTTCTTCACAGACAAGAAATTGGCTGCGTTCTCCCGCGCGGCCCCTATAGCTGAGAAATCATGTTCTCCCAAAAGCTTGTCGCGGCGAAGCGTACGTTGAGGTCATAACTGTCGGCGATCGTCTCGGCGACGTCTGCGAGCGAGGCTCTGATACCGAGGTTCGCCTGCCGGCGTGGTCTGAACATGCGCGAATAAACCATGAGCGGCACATATTCTCGCGTGTGGCTCGTGCCCTCGAAAGTGGGGTCGTTGCCGTGGTCAGAGACTATATAGAGCATGTCTTCGTTTTCCATCGCTCGCATGAGCCTCGGTATCTGCAGGTCGAGAGATTCGAGCGCATCGGCGTAGCCCAACGAGTCGCGGTTGTGACCATAAAGGCCGTCAAGATCGGGCAGGGTTGCGAGCACGAACGATTGTTTTGCCTTGTTTGTCGGCGCGTCGCGAATCACCTGGTTCAACAGTTCAAGGCATTCGGCGTTATTCTTCACGCCATAGGTTTCGCTCATTGCCGCGCCTTCGATCATTTCTGAGACCTTGCCGAGCGCATAGACGGGAATTCCCGCGTCGTAGAGCGTGGTTGCGAGTGTCGGCGCCCTCGGCGGCGAATGGAACATCGCCACGGGGGCAGATTCGTCGACCACAAAGCCCGCGACGTCGCCGCCAAAATAGTGCACGTGCAACCTGCCGAGGCCGTGCGCTGAGAGAACCTCCCATGCGGTGTGGCCGAGCAGATAGAATTCATCGGGCTGAAACTTTTCATTGTGCACGTAGATGTGCACGAGCGAGTCGTCAGTTACCAGCAGAATGGGGCTGCCGGTATCGAGGTGCGTTTCGCCATATTTCGTGAGAAATCCCTGTTGCACATCGTTCGAATTGCCGAGAAACGTGCGGCCCGAGGCCTGCATCAGCTGCTGCATAATATCTTCGGGCACGCCCTTCGGGTACGTCAGGTATTTGTCTTCTTGATAGGTACCCAGAAGTTCCCGGTGGCCGCCGATGCTGTCGTTGCCTTCGTTGCGCTGCGTGATTTTGCCAAAAAAGCCCAGCGTCTCTTCGTCGCGCGGCCAGCCCTTGACATACGTCAGGTTCGCCAGCCCAAGGCGCGCCAGATTGGGAATCTCGAGTTTCGGTTTGAGCTCGCCGATGTGCGAAAGTGTGTTGGCTCCGCGTGGCCCGTAAAGGTATGCATCGGGCTGCTCACCCACGCCCAGGCCGTCGATCACGAGCACTATCGATTTGCCGATACCGAGCGTCACGGGTGGAAACTTGTCGCCACCGACTCTTGCCGACAACACGGATAAAATTGCGAGCTTGCAGAGGCGAATTTTTGCTTTTCACCACGCAAAACCGTCGGGTTCATCTTTTATGAAAGCTGCGTATCTGCTGATCATTGCTCTGGCGTGCGTGTCAGCCTCGTGTGCGCGCAGCGAAAAATCGCTCACGGTCAAAACGGGTACGTTAGAGAAGAAGATCCCCCTTTCTGAACTCAAACAGAAGTTCGCGCCCGAAAACATAACTGTCGACGACTACTATCTTAAGCGCAGCGTCGTATACAGAGCACTGCCGCTGGCGAAAATGCTCGCGGCGTTTGCGGTTGATTTCCCTGCCTATGATGAATTTATTTTTCGTTGTGCCGACGGCTACCTTGCGCACGTGAGCCGTGCCGATTTTGAAGCGGGCCGGCTCGCAGATTTTTACCTCGCCTTTGGTGAAAACTCAGATGCGTTCAGTGCAAAAATACCCCAGGGCAAGGCGCTGGTATCGCCAGAACCTTTTTATGCTGTCTCGACAAACCTCGCGGGTTTTCAAACGCTCTCGTGGCCGTACGAGGTGGTCGCGATTGAGCTCGTCAATTTCAGAGAAATGTTTCCGGCGATCTATTTTGCGGGCATGGAAAAACAACCGGGTGTGGCAATGGGCTTTGACCTCTTCAGAAAAGAATGCCTCAAGTGCCATTCGCTGAATCTGCAGGGGGGCGACATCGGCCCCGAACTCAACGTGCCGCAGAATATCACCGAATACCGCGATGCGGCGACGCTCAGAAGATTTATTCGCAATGCGTCAGCATTTCGCGCCCGCTCCAAGATGCCGTCGTATGAACATTTGAGCGATAAGCAGATTGAGAATATCCTGAGTTATCTGCGGGCGATGGCAGGTCATAAGGCCCATTGATTATGTCATGGTTCGACATGCTCACCATGACAAAATTATTTTTTTACTCTGAGCCAATTATTTGTCACCCTGAGCTTGTCGAAGGGTGACGCACTAAGGTCCTATATACTTCTTTTTGGCCGCGTTATGTTCTTTGAAGTCTTTTGAGAAATGGTGTGCGTCGTCGCCTTTGAGCACGAAGAACTTGTAGTCAGTCTTTTCAGGGTTAACCGTCGCGTTAATGGCGGCGATACCTGGCGAACCGATCGGGCCGGGGGGCAGGCCGCGCACTTTATACGTGTTATAGGGCGACTCGACTTCAAGGTCTTTGTAAAAGAGTCTTGCCTTGGGTTTTTCGAACAGGTATTGTACCGTTGCGCACGATTCGAGGGGTTCGCTGTCGCGCAGCCGGTTATGGAAAACCGCAGCGATCAGCGGCCGCTCGTCTTTGAGTTTGGCCTCACGCTCGACGATGCTTGCCAGAATCACCGTTTCATGTATCTTGCGCGGTTCAGTCGGAAAATTCTTCACTTCTTTAGCCTTCTCGAAAAAGTGCTCGATCATGTGTTCGATAATCTTGTCTTTTGGGTAACCCTGTGGCAAGAAGTATGTATCGGGAAAAAGATACCCTTCTGCTGATTGTGCAGGTATTTTGTATTTATCGAGAATCGATTTTTTGGCGGCAACCTGCAAGAATTCATCGCGCGATGCGAAAAATTTCTTTTCGACGAAGAGGTCGGCTATCTGCCGGTTGTGCAGACCCTCGGCAATCGTGATGCTGATTGTTTTGGTTTTACCGCTCGTGATCGTCTGTGCAATTTTTGCGGCCGACATGCCGTCGTGCAGGTCATAGACGCCAAATTTGATTCTGCCGGCTTTGCCGGTGAGGCGCATATAGAGTTTAAATAAGGTCTCGCTGCCGACCAGGTTCGCTTCGCTGAGGCGCGCTGAAACGTTCGAGAGGTTCGAGCCCGCCTTAACGGCAAAATCGATGTGGCGCGAGCCATCGCCGACCGACCGTAGGCTGATGTACATGGCTAAAGCGCCCATGAGCAGCGTGGCGAGCAATACACCTGCCGCTATCACCAGCGGCTTTCTGACCTGTTGCAGATTATCTTGCAGCATGCGTGCGGCTACAACTGATTGACGTGCTGTAAAGCGTACATCCCCCTTACGTCTATGCTATCTAAAGGCATCTTGTTTGCCGCCAGCTGCTATCTGCTCGT
The sequence above is a segment of the Turneriella parva DSM 21527 genome. Coding sequences within it:
- a CDS encoding phosphopentomutase, which translates into the protein MTLGIGKSIVLVIDGLGVGEQPDAYLYGPRGANTLSHIGELKPKLEIPNLARLGLANLTYVKGWPRDEETLGFFGKITQRNEGNDSIGGHRELLGTYQEDKYLTYPKGVPEDIMQQLMQASGRTFLGNSNDVQQGFLTKYGETHLDTGSPILLVTDDSLVHIYVHNEKFQPDEFYLLGHTAWEVLSAHGLGRLHVHYFGGDVAGFVVDESAPVAMFHSPPRAPTLATTLYDAGIPVYALGKVSEMIEGAAMSETYGVKNNAECLELLNQVIRDAPTNKAKQSFVLATLPDLDGLYGHNRDSLGYADALESLDLQIPRLMRAMENEDMLYIVSDHGNDPTFEGTSHTREYVPLMVYSRMFRPRRQANLGIRASLADVAETIADSYDLNVRFAATSFWENMISQL
- a CDS encoding c-type cytochrome, which codes for MKAAYLLIIALACVSASCARSEKSLTVKTGTLEKKIPLSELKQKFAPENITVDDYYLKRSVVYRALPLAKMLAAFAVDFPAYDEFIFRCADGYLAHVSRADFEAGRLADFYLAFGENSDAFSAKIPQGKALVSPEPFYAVSTNLAGFQTLSWPYEVVAIELVNFREMFPAIYFAGMEKQPGVAMGFDLFRKECLKCHSLNLQGGDIGPELNVPQNITEYRDAATLRRFIRNASAFRARSKMPSYEHLSDKQIENILSYLRAMAGHKAH
- the mltG gene encoding endolytic transglycosylase MltG translates to MLQDNLQQVRKPLVIAAGVLLATLLMGALAMYISLRSVGDGSRHIDFAVKAGSNLSNVSARLSEANLVGSETLFKLYMRLTGKAGRIKFGVYDLHDGMSAAKIAQTITSGKTKTISITIAEGLHNRQIADLFVEKKFFASRDEFLQVAAKKSILDKYKIPAQSAEGYLFPDTYFLPQGYPKDKIIEHMIEHFFEKAKEVKNFPTEPRKIHETVILASIVEREAKLKDERPLIAAVFHNRLRDSEPLESCATVQYLFEKPKARLFYKDLEVESPYNTYKVRGLPPGPIGSPGIAAINATVNPEKTDYKFFVLKGDDAHHFSKDFKEHNAAKKKYIGP